In the genome of Chlamydomonas reinhardtii strain CC-503 cw92 mt+ chromosome 6, whole genome shotgun sequence, one region contains:
- a CDS encoding ribosomal protein S18: MGSLVQGDDFQHILRLLNTNVDGKNKIMYAMTAIRGIGRRFSNLVCKKAEVDLRKRAGECSADELERMMGIVANPRAYKIPDWFLNRQKDHKTGRFSQLTSSQLDTVMRDDLERLKKIRNHRGLRHYWGLRVRGQHTKTTGRAGKTVGVAKKK; the protein is encoded by the exons ATGGGCTCTCTCGTCCAGGGTGATGACTTCCAGCACATTCTGCGTCTGCTGAACACTAACGTGGATGGCAAGAACAAGATTATGTACGCCATGACCGCCATTCGCGGTATTGGCCGCCGTTTCTCCAACCTGGTCTGCAAGAAGGCTGAGGTTGACCTGCGGAAGCGcgctg GCGAGTGCTCGGCCGATGAGCTGGAGCGCATGATGGGCATCGTCGCGAACCCCCGCGCGTACAAGATCCCCGACTGGTTCCTGAACAGGCAGAAGGACCACAAGACGGGCCGCTTCAGCCAG ctGACCTCGTCGCAGCTGGACACCGTCATGCGTGACGACCTGGAGCGCCTGAAGAAGATCCGCAACCACCGCGGTCTGCGCCACTACTGgggcctgcgcgtgcgcggccagcacaccaagaccaccggccgcgccggcaagACCGTCGG TGTCGCCAAGAAGAAGTAA
- a CDS encoding glycerol acyltransferase family protein, whose product MVETSRAPDGTNRRNSLSARPAANLPGLRNVASVSADKDQEPALVTREGPTKDNAEIDQLYADAEDQRLSKTSLVDDVLNISNVLTDGVSAMVDDSFNKCFTSTRPEPWNWNIYLFPIWVVGVLVRYFILFPVRLTLLMIAFNTLILLFLVFDISLPRGRRKMAIQRKLVQWMCCAWVAAWHGVIRYHGPKPTPGPNRIWVSNHTSMIDYVVLCSYSPFAVIMQLHHGWIAFLQKRILSSLGCLWFNRTEVNDRAVVATRMREHVNNPDGIPLLIFPEGTCVNNEYTVMFKRGAFDIGATVCPVAIKYNKIFVDAFWNSRRESFGKHLFRLLTSWALVCDIYFLEPQALREGETPQEFAGRVQAMIAKYANLRIVPWDGYLKYYNLGEKNPGLIEKRRRVLADVLRGYLGKQVQQPAAAAAAGGGEKAAKGVADKSGSEEPTGWKKVAAGAQVHPQ is encoded by the exons ATGGTAGAAACATCTCGTGCTCCTGACGGGACGAACCGGAGGAACTCGCTATCGGCCCGTCCTGCGGCAAACCTTCCCGGTTTGCGGAACGTTGCTTCTGTAAGCGCTGACAAGGACCAGGAACCAGCACTGGTGACAAG GGAGGGGCCGACCAAGGACAACGCGGAAATCGACCAGCTGTACGCGGATGCGGAGGATCAGCGGTTGTCGAAAACGTCGCTGGTAGACGACGTGCTGAACATCAGCAATGTGCTCACGGACGGCGTGTCGGCGATGGTGGACGACTCCTTCAACAAGTGCTTTACCAGCACGCGCCCGGAGCCCTGGAACTGGAACATCTACCTGTTCCCCATctgggtggtgggcgtgctggtcCG GTATTTCATCCTGTTCCCGGTGCGGCTAACACTGCTCATGATTGCCTTCAACACTCTCATCCTCTTGTTCCTGGTGTTCGACATCTCACTGCcgcgcggcag acGGAAGATGGCGATTCAGCGCAAGCTGGTGCAGTGGATGTGCtgcgcctgggtggcggcgtggcacgGGGTGATCAG GTACCACGGCCCCAAgcccacgcccggccccaACCGCATCTGGGTGTCCAACCACACCTCCATGATTGACTACGTGGTGCTGTGTAGCTACAGCCCCTTCGCCGTCAtcatgcagctgcaccacgGCTGGATCGCGTTCCTGCAGAAGCGCATCCTGTCCTCGCTGGGCTGCCTGTGGTTCAACAG GACGGAGGTGAACGACCGCGCAGTGGTGGCGACGCGCATGCGCGAGCACGTGAACAACCCGGACGGCATCCCGCTGCTCATCTTCCCCGAGGGCACCTGCGTCAACAACGAGTACACGGTCATGTTTAAACGTGGCGCGTTCGACATCGGCGCCACG GTGTGCCCTGTGGCCATCAAGTACAACAAGATCTTTGTGGACGCCTTCTGGAACAGCCGCCGCGAGTCGTTCGGCAAGCACCTGTTCCGCCTGCTGACCAGCTGGGCTCTGGTGTGCGACATCTACTTCCtggagccgcaggcgctgcgggagg GCGAGACGCCGCAGGAGTtcgcggggcgggtgcaggcgatGATTGCCAAGTATGCCAACCTGCGCATTGTGCCCTGGGACGGCTACCTCAAATACTACAACCTAGGAGAGAAGAACCCGGGGCTTATCGagaagcggcgccgcgtgCTTGCGGACGTGCTGCGTGGATATCTGGGaaagcaggtgcagcagccggcggcggcggcagcggcaggaggcggagagaAGGCTGCGAAAG GTGTGGCGGACAAGAGCGGCTCAGAAGAGCCCACCGGCTGGAAgaaggtggcggcaggcgcgcaggtgcaCCCGCAGTGA